GCCGGGCCTGCCGGCCGGGATCGGCTTCCAGCTCTGCGGCCTCGACACGCGCATGCGTCGCCTCATCCGCACGTTCGCGCGGCACCGCAAGCCGATGTTCTACGTCGGTTGAAGCGCGCCATCCTCTGAAGCTGGCGCGCCAAGTGCATCGGGCTGCGCGCCATGACTTCTTTGGCACGAATGGGCACGCTCTCCCTCTTGCTCGTCTCCGGCTGTAGCGGCTCGCACGCTCGCGGCGAAGGCGACGCGGAGGTCCGCCCGACGCGCGACGCCAGCGTCGCGGAGGACGCGAGTGTACGGACGGGCACCTGTCCGGCCTCCGTCCCCACGCCGGTCACGAGCGGAGTCGGACCCCGTCGCGGCGTGAGCGGCGAGGGGCCATGGCGCGGCTCGGTGGCGGGCGTCGACGCAGCGGGGCTCGATCTCGTCCTGGCCGGCGAGGAGGTGCGCTTCGCGTGGCGGGGCTCCACGCTGGATGGCATCACGGCCGGCGAGGACGCCGAGGTGCGGCGCGAAGGCGAGTGGCTCGTGCTCGAGACGGCGCGCGTGCAGCTCTGGGCGTTCCAGTACCACGCCTTCACTGGCAGTGACCTCGTGGGCTCCCCCCTCGCGTTCGAGGGTGGCCCGGCGATGCGGCTGGTCTCGGACTGCACTCGCAGCGACGGCAGCTCGGGGGGATGTGGGCAGCCGGCTTCGCTCATCACGCTCTACGCGCTCGAGCTCGAGGGGGACCCGCTGCGCGCGGACGAGAGCCGACGCAACGACGACCTCACGGTGTGGTTCGGCGGCGCGGCGCAGTATCCCGGCTACTCCAGCGAGTCCGAGCCGGGCATGTTCTGCGTCGTCGAGGCGGACTTCCAGGCCGCCATCACGGTGCGCGTGGACCGGGGTCGGCCCGACCGATGCGACGAGATCTTCGACGACTACACGGCGATGGTGGAGGACCACCGCGGCTGCGAGAGCGACTCCGACTGCCAGGCCGTCTTCGGCCACTGCGGCGTGGGCCTGGGCGGGTGCTACTACGCGCTGAACGTGGACCTCTCGAGCACCCTGGACACGCTCGCTGGAGAGTTCGACGCGCTCGGCTGCACGACCGCGGTCTGCGACTGCGCGCCGCCCCCGGAGAGCCTGTTCTGCGACGCCGGCCAGTGCGCCTTCGCGCCCTGAGCGGGTCGAACACCGATCCGGGCGTCGTGGCATGATCGCGCCGTGCGTCTCTTCGCGGTCGTTCTCTGTGTGATCGGCTGCGCCGCGCCGGCGCCCGCCTGCGACGGAGCGGCGTGCCGCCCCGATGGCTGCGCGTGCCTCTTCGACGCGGAGTGTGGCCGCGACTTCGAGTGCGAGGCGTGCGCGTGCGTGCCGCTCTGCGTCGATCGCGACGGGGACGGCTTCGTGGCCGGGGACGGCTGCTCGGTGGTGACCGACCGCGACTGCGACGACGACGACGCGGGGAGCTTCCCCGGCGCGACCGAGACGTGCGGCGACGGGATCGATCAGAACTGCAGGGCAGGCGCCGACGAGCGCGTGGTCTGCGGCGAGTGCGCGATGATGGGCCCGAGGGAGTGCGGGGTGCGCCGCTGCCGCGGCCTGCAGGACTGCGACGCGGCCGGCTTCTGGGGACCTTGCGTCCCGGTGGTCACTCCCACGCCCGAGATCTGCGGCAACGACGAAGACGACGACTGCAACGGCGTCATCGACGATTGCTGAGCTTCAGGGGCACTCGGCGCGGGTGCCGAGACCGGCGAGGTCGGCGGAGCTCACCCACGCCCGCCCCGTCCACTCGGTGGCGGGATCGAAGGGATCGCTCGGGTTGGTGTCGCCCATGGTGAGCCCGCACTGCCTCGTCAGGACGTGATCGAGCGAGGACGGGGACGTGCCCCACTCGGTGCCCGGGTCCTCACCGACGCGCCCGAAGCTGTCGATCGGCGTCGCGTCCCCGTCGCAGTGGAGCGCGAGCGCGTCGTCGCCGTTGTGGTTCAGCGAGCCCGTCGTCTGGTCGCAGGAGGTGGAGACGTCGATGGACGTGTTGCAGATCACGTGCAGCGCGCCGGGCGCGACCGTACCCGTGAGCGGGATGCTCAAGAAGGTGGTGGCGCCGTTCGTGTAGCGCTGGATCTGACAGCGTCCGAGGTCGAAGGGCATGCTCCCCAGGTTCTGGATCTCGAGCGCCTTGTTGTTGCCGCTCCCCTCGATGTACTCGGTGAAGAGCAGCTCGGGGGGCGCGAGCCCGGAGTCCGGGAGGCCCGTGTCGGGGAGGCCGGTGTCGGGCACGCCCGTGTCGGGCACGCCCGTGTCGTCGACGCCCGTGTCCCGCACGCCGGTGTCGCGTACGCCGGTGTCGACGATCTCCCCGCCGTCCATGCCCGCGTCCATGCCCCCGTCGACGCCGCCGTCGAGCAGGTCCGGCACGCAGCGGCCGTCCGAGCAGGTCTCTCCCGCGCCGCACATCACGCCCACGCACGAGCCGGTCAGCGCCACGTCGATCCGTCGCTGCAGGCCCGGGGTGAAGCCGGCGTTCACCCGCCGCTCGACGACGAGGGTGCCCGCCTTCAGCGCGGTCACGGTGATCGTCACGGCCTCCGACGTGGAGTCCTTGGGCAAGACGGTGAGGCTGTGGGGCCACGCGCCCTGGATCGAGAAGGTCTGGTCCAGCATCGACCCGGACTCGCCCGCGACCTGAAAGCGCAGCGCGTCCACGTCGTCCGGCACGACCAGATCCGGGGAGGTGACCTCCACGAGGAGGCTGGTCTCGTCGGCGCAGCCAGCGAGCGCGCCGACCGTGAGCAAAGCGAGGAGGGAGGTACGCATGCGCGCCCATGCTGGCACAGGTGTGCGCGGATCGCAGCGCCTCGGGATCGGTCCCGGTGGCGCGCGTGGCTCGCCGGTCACGGAGCGCGATGCACCCTTCAGATCTGCCGGCGCGCGTCGTTTCGGCTCCCCCGTGACCCCTCTCGCAGAGCTGGCCGAGTTCCTGGAGCTCGCGCCGTCCTTGGCCGTCCCCTCGGCCTACCGGAGCGAATCGCGTCTGCCCGGGGCGATGGACGCGTGGCGCTCGGGCCTCGCCGACGAGCTCGCCGTGATCCAGTCCGTGCTGTTCACGCCGCGGCCGGGCGCCTCGGTGCGCGATCCGATCTTCTCGATGATGGCGGTGAACGCGGCGCAGCGGCGCATCCACGACGACGTGGCCATGTACACCGAGCGCTTCGACCAGGAGCCGCTCGGTCGTCGCCTGCGCTTTCTCGCGCGCTCCGAGCTCGCCTCGAGGGCGGCGCGCTATCTCGTGGACGCGACCCTCGTCGCGTGAGCCGGAGCCTGATCTCGGCTTAACTCTGCGGCGCTGGCGTGGTCTCCATCATCGGGGCTCGGTAGACGATCCCCATGGCGAATCGACACCTGGCGTGGGCGCTCCTCCTGGTCGCGACCGGTCTGGTCGCCTGCGAAGGCGGGGCGCTGGAGGACGCCGGGCCCGTCGCCGACGACGGCGGCCGAGGGCCCGTCGACCCGCCCGACGCGGGGCCGCGGCCGGACGACGCCAGCGCGCGAGACGCCGCGTCGCCCGCGCCGGACGCCTCGCGACCCGACGCGGGGCCGGCCGACGCCGGGGTCGACGCGCCGCCGCTCTTCTCCGACGGCTTCGAGTCCGGCGACCTCGGCCATTCGGAGAACGGCGTCGAGTGGTGCTGCAACAGCGTGGGCGTCAGCGACGAGCGCGCCCGGAGCGGTCGCTACAGCTTGCGTTTCTCGTTCGGCCCGGACGGTCCCGGCGAGGACAGCTGGGCCGAGCAGCGCGTCGCGCTGGGGCGCCCGATGACGGACATCTGGGTCTCGTACGCCCTCTACGTGCCCGCGAACTACGCCCACCGAGACGACAGCCCGAGCAACAACAAGTTCTTCGCGCTCTACCACACGCCCTACTCCCGGTCGGGCTTCTCGATGAACTTCACGCTGTGGTCGCAGGGCGGTGGTCCCTCGGAGCTGGCCACCACGTACGCCTATGAGCGCGTGTGGGGCGGGCACGTCGCGGCGCGTGCGGACTTCATGAGCGGGACCGACCCGGGCTGGAAGCAGATCACGATGCACATCGCCGCGGAGTCGGGGCCGGAGGGCCGGGACGGCGTGATCCAGCTCTGGCGGGACGGCGAGTCGATGATCGACATTCGCGACGCGCGTTCGTGGGGCGGCGAGGGCACGAACTTCTTCGACGAGGCCTACATCCTGGGTTGGTCCAACAGCGGCTTCACCGAGCACACGGTGCTCTTCGTGGACGACGTACGAATCTCGGAGACGCCGCTCACGCCCTGAGCGTCACCCCTCGAGACGGACGTCCGAGGTCGCGGCGCAGCGCGCCACGTATCGTGCTGTCGCGATCTGACGCGCCCGTGACGGCCGTGCCGTTCATCGCGCCGTCGCGCAGGCCGAGGCCCTGCGCGCGGAGGTTGGCGCGGCTCTTGTTCCGGATCTCCTCGAGAAGGAGACCGACAGGATGACTGGAACCATGAATCGAAGCGTCGCACGCGCGCTGAGCGCAGTGCTCGTCGCGTTCGGGATGACGCTGGCCGGGCCCGCGCTGGCGCAGGAGCGCGCACACGAGCCGCTCTACGTGACGGTGGATATGGGCGTGAGCGGCGCGGTCGCCGATCCGGTGGAGGACCAGTTCGAGATCGGTGGAGCCGGCGCCGTCGGCATGTACTACGCGCTGATCCCGGAGCTCGCGCTGGGCGGAGAGGTGCTCGGCGGCGCGCTCGCGGAGGGCCACCGCGTCCCGCAGGATCCCGTCGACCGGGGCGTCGCCGACTTCGGGCTGATGAGCGCGTCGCTGCGCATCTACCCGTTCGCGTCGCTCATGGCCGCGCACACGGACCACCGCTCGGCCGGCTTCTACCTGCAGGCGTCGCCTGGCGTGGCGCTCTTCGATGGCGAGGTGGTGCCGGGCTACGCGGCCGCCGCGGGGTACGACATCCCGCTCGGCCCGATCACGATCGGTCCGAAGTTCCGCTTCATGCACTTCATCGAGACGCACGGGCGCTTCGGCGACTCCGACCCGCTCATGGTCATGGGCGCGGTCGAGGTGGCGTTCCTCGACGCGCGCGAGCCGGTCGCCGAGCCGGAGCCCTTCGACGCGGCCAACGCGCCGCCCGCGGAGCTGGACCTCGTGCCCGTCGCGGTGAGCGCGGAGCCGCTGCCTTCGATCGAGATGGGCCCCAACCCGGCGCTGCGCGTCGACCAGCGCGCGTACTTCGACTTCGACGAGGTGACCCTGCGCCCCGAGGCGGAGCAGGAGCTCGACCTCGTCGCGATGCACTACGGCAAGTTCGGTGACCGCTACGAGCGCCTGATCGTCGAGGGGCACGCGGACGACCGCGGTCACCACGGCTACAACGAGCCGCTCAGCGCCGCCCGCGCGCTCGCGGTGGTGCGCTACCTCGTCGGCGCCGGGGTGCCGCTCGAGGCGATGGAGGTGCGCGCGTTCGGCGAGTCGGACCCGCTCACGACGGCGCAGGACACGCCGCTCGCCCATCAGATCAACCGCCGCGTGCAGGTCGAGGTGGTCTGGAACGACGCGCTCCGGCCGCCGGGCGAGATGCCCGAGCCCGACCCGACCTTGCCGGCGCGAATCGACCCGGCCGACGACGAAGATGACCGCCCCGGGCGCGCCGAGCGCCTCCTCGAGGAGCAGCGCCGCGCGCTCGCAGAGGTGATCGGACAGGACGTCCATATCGCGATCCGGGACGTGGGCGAGGCGCGTGGCCTGCGGCGCGTCGAGATCCAGACGGCGAGCGACTCGGTCGCGCGGCGCTGAAGAGCGTCAGAGCGCGCGCGCGTACTCGATGGTGTCGCCGACGGAAGTGGAGATCCGGAGCGTCTCGCCTTCGACCACCCAGTCGCCGTCGAGCTCCTCGTCCCAGAGATCGCCCTCGCTCGCCACCACCTCGGTCGGCGCCTCGTCGAGCGACGGGTCGTCGCAGCCGAAGGTCTCGCTCGAGATGGACGACCACGCGACGTCGATCGCGTCCGCGGAGAGCGACCAGCGACCTTGCAGCCGATAGTCCGCGGTGCAGCCCGACACGTCGTCGGTCCCGGTGAAGTAGCCGACCATGGTGCCGTCCTGGTTCAGCCAGAACATCTCGTCCAGCGCGACGTCGCGGCCGTCGGCGAACGCGAGGTCGTCGACGAGGGTCTGGCCCGTCCAGCGCCCGACGAAGTCGTTCTCCACGCGGGTGTAGGCGAGGGTGCCGTTGGCGGCCGCGATGCGGAGGTTCGAGCCGGTCACGGTCCAGAAGCCGCCGAGCTCGTCGTTCCAGAGCTCGCCCTCCTCCGCGGTCACGTCCGCGTCGGGCGCGTCGAGGGTCTCGTCGGTGCAGCCCGTGAGGCCGCTGCGGATCGAGGTCCAGGAGACGTCGATCGCGTCGTCTTCGGGCGTGCCCCAGACGCCGCGCAGGCGGTAGGTCACCACGCAGCGCGTGACCGGGTCCCAGCCCGCGAAGTCGCCCCGCATCGTGCCGTCGGCGGACAGCTCGAAGACCTCGTCCAGCCGGACGTCGCGGCCGTCGGCGAACCCGAAGTCGTCGACCAGCGACTGGCCCGCCCAGCGACCGACGAACGGGTCTTCGGTGGGGCCGCCGTCTCCGGTCGGTTCACATCCCGCGAGCGGGGCGCCGAGCGCGAGGCAGGTGATCAGGAGTCCGGGAGCCGAGAGGACAACACGTGAACGGGTCATGTCGAACACTCCATCGCAAGTGGTTGCGGAGGTTCTGACCCTGGGTCGCGTGGGCGGCGCGTTAATCGAGGCGCTTTAATCCGTCGCGCACCGCCGTCACCCAGTCCACCCCCACCGGGAGCCGTCCCTGGGCGTGCTGAGGCCGGCCGCCGCCGCGCCCGCCGGCCGCCTTCGCGACCTCTCGCAGGAGATCTCCGCAGGCGACCTCGCCCTCGGGGCCGCGGGTGATCAGGACGTCGGTGCCGTCCTCGCGCGCCGCCGCGAGCGCCACGAGCCGCGAGCCGGTGGCGAGGCGCTCGGCGACGGCCTTCATCAGCGGCACGTCCGCGTCGATCATCGCGACGACGTCACCGTCCTTCTCCAGGCTCGCCGCGAGCGCGCCCGCGAGCTGCCCGCGGAGGGCGCCCGCCTCGCGCCGCGCGTCGTCGAGCTTGCCCTTCAGACCGCGCGCGATGGCCTCGACCTCGGGCGGGGCGCAGGTCAGCTCGGTCGCGGCGTCGCGGAGCAGCTTGGATTGCTCCATGAGCGCGCGCCTCGCCCTCGGGCCGGCGCTGAAGGTGATGCGGGTGCCGCCCTTGTAGCGCTCGACCGCCTCGATCCAGACGAGCTCGATCTGCGCCGTGTGCGTCACGTGGGTGCCGCCGCAGGGCGTGACGTCGAAGCCCGCGATGTCGACCACGCGCACGCGATCGGTGTCGGGCGGCGGCTTGCGGAGGCTCAGGCGCTGGAGCTCGGCGTCGTCGGGGAAGAGCTGCCGCACCGGGCGATCCTCGTCGATGAGCGCGTTGACCCGGTCCTCCACCGGCTTCAGCTGGGCCAGGCTCAGGTCGCTCAGGTCCACGTCGATGGTGCACGCGGTCGCCCCGAGCCGGCTCGAGACCGTCACCGCGCCGAGCTCGTCCAGGAGCGCCCGGCTCAGCGCGTGCTGCCCGGTGTGGAGCGCCATGTTCTCGCGCCGCCGCGCGCCGTCGACCTGCCCGCGCACGGTCGCGCCGACCTCGAGCGGCTCCTTCACCAGGTGATGCACGCGGCCCTCGCCGTCCACCTGGACGTCGTCGACCGCGACGCCGCCGAGCGTGCCGCGATCGCCGAGCTGGCCTCCCGACTCCGGGTAGAAGACGGTGCGGTCGAGGACGACGCTGGGCGCGCCCTCCCACGCGCTCACCTCGAGGACCGTCGACTCCAGCTCGAGCGCGAGCGGATCGTCGTAGTGCAGCCGCTCGGTTTTCCCGGGGCCTGTCTTCATCGACCCTTCCGGCGGGAGCGCACCAGATCGAGGAGCGGCGCGATCCCTTCTTTCTTCTCCAGGGTGATCCACGCGCGGCCGCTCGCCTCGGCGGCCTGAGTGAGGCTGCGCCCGTACGGCAGCTCGCGTCCCCAGACCACGCACGCGGTGGTGGAGGGGAGGGCGGTCAGCTTCTGCATGAGCGCGCGCTGCGGGATGGCGGGGATGTCGGACGCGTCGACGATGACGATGGGCGGCGGGGTGCCCTCGAGGCCGTCCGCGAGCTCGAGCTCGGTCGAGACCACCCACGGCGCGACCCGCCCGGTGCCGAAGGCGACGTTGATGCGCTGCGCGAAGCCGAGCGAGGCGGCGACGACCATCACGCTGACGACCTCGTGCGCGGTGGTGAACGACGACGTCGAGTCCTCGCGGCGGGTCTCCGCGGCCAGCTCGTCCAGCGGCATCTCGAGGGTGCTCGGATCGGGGCAGAGGCGCGCCACGATGTGCGCGATGATGTCTTCGGCCCGGCTCGCGTCGAGGCGCCGGGTGAGGACCGCGCGCAGGGGCCCGCGCACCAGGGTCAGCACGTCGTCGCGTGTCTGGGGCACGGTCGAGCCCGACGCGCCGAGCGCCTCGAAGAGCACCGTCGAGGCCGCGTGCACCTCCATCGCCTCTTCCAGCGACCGGCGGAGGACGCGCGTGGGTACTTCTTCTTCGATCACGGCGGCCGATGTTAGCAGCCTTGCGGGCGTTCGCGGGCGTTCGCGGTGGCGCCCCTCCGAGCTGGACCTACACCACTCTCGGGATGGGGAACCAACGCACACATCGCGCTCGCACCGTGCTCTTGACCGGGGCGACGGGATTCATCGGCCAGCACCTCTGGCCCGCGCTCGAGGCGGCCGGGCACCGCGTGATCGGCACCTCGCGATCCGCGGATCGCGCCAGAGAGGGCCAGCCCGCGCGGGAGTGGCGCTCGCTCGACGTGGAGGACCCGTCCACCATGGCCGCCGCGCTCGAGGGCTGCGACGTGGTCGTCTACCTCGTGCACGGCCTGAGGCAGGGCGACGACTACCCGGAGCGGGAGCGCGAGGCGGCCTTCGCCTTCCGGGACGCGGCCGCGGAGGCCGGGGTGAA
This portion of the Sandaracinaceae bacterium genome encodes:
- a CDS encoding MopE-related protein, translating into MRLFAVVLCVIGCAAPAPACDGAACRPDGCACLFDAECGRDFECEACACVPLCVDRDGDGFVAGDGCSVVTDRDCDDDDAGSFPGATETCGDGIDQNCRAGADERVVCGECAMMGPRECGVRRCRGLQDCDAAGFWGPCVPVVTPTPEICGNDEDDDCNGVIDDC
- a CDS encoding OmpA family protein — protein: MNRSVARALSAVLVAFGMTLAGPALAQERAHEPLYVTVDMGVSGAVADPVEDQFEIGGAGAVGMYYALIPELALGGEVLGGALAEGHRVPQDPVDRGVADFGLMSASLRIYPFASLMAAHTDHRSAGFYLQASPGVALFDGEVVPGYAAAAGYDIPLGPITIGPKFRFMHFIETHGRFGDSDPLMVMGAVEVAFLDAREPVAEPEPFDAANAPPAELDLVPVAVSAEPLPSIEMGPNPALRVDQRAYFDFDEVTLRPEAEQELDLVAMHYGKFGDRYERLIVEGHADDRGHHGYNEPLSAARALAVVRYLVGAGVPLEAMEVRAFGESDPLTTAQDTPLAHQINRRVQVEVVWNDALRPPGEMPEPDPTLPARIDPADDEDDRPGRAERLLEEQRRALAEVIGQDVHIAIRDVGEARGLRRVEIQTASDSVARR
- a CDS encoding alanine--tRNA ligase-related protein translates to MKTGPGKTERLHYDDPLALELESTVLEVSAWEGAPSVVLDRTVFYPESGGQLGDRGTLGGVAVDDVQVDGEGRVHHLVKEPLEVGATVRGQVDGARRRENMALHTGQHALSRALLDELGAVTVSSRLGATACTIDVDLSDLSLAQLKPVEDRVNALIDEDRPVRQLFPDDAELQRLSLRKPPPDTDRVRVVDIAGFDVTPCGGTHVTHTAQIELVWIEAVERYKGGTRITFSAGPRARRALMEQSKLLRDAATELTCAPPEVEAIARGLKGKLDDARREAGALRGQLAGALAASLEKDGDVVAMIDADVPLMKAVAERLATGSRLVALAAAREDGTDVLITRGPEGEVACGDLLREVAKAAGGRGGGRPQHAQGRLPVGVDWVTAVRDGLKRLD